The window CCTGCGACCTGCCCTGGCAGGCCGCCCTCTTCAAAGGCGAGAGGTTCATCTGCGGGGGGACGTTGGTGGACAAGAACTGGGTGCTGACGGCCGCCCACTGCCACGTCTCGGGGTAGGAGGCCACGGGGACAGCGGTGCCCGGTTGGGTTTGGTGTCGATGGGCTGAGACAGAGCAGGAATCGGTGCTGGGTGACACCTGGGCTCCTGCTTTCCAGccaagcagagctgggagggTTGGTGGCATCTCAGAGGGCTTCACTCTGCCCCTTTTCCACCCACGCGTAACCGAAACTCtgcccttttctgcttttgcttcttcTGCCCATGTCACCACCTTCTGGGACCACGGCTCTGCCTCCGCCCCTTGCTTTGTGTGGGGTGCTGTGGTCCCCGCTATGTCCAACGTggacccaccaccaccaccaaccctCATGCCTTCGGCTTCATCAGCTTCATCAACGTGCGGCTGGGGGGCCGGAGCCACAAGGACTCGGGTAGCACCGAGCAGCGGCGGCGCTCGGCCAAGGTCTTCAGGTACCCGCGCTAcaacgagaccaacaaggatggTGACCTGATGCTCATCAAGTTGTTCCTGCCCGTCCACATCAACAAGGAGGTGAAACCGTTGCCGTTGGCTTCCCACTGCCCCGTGCCCGGCAAGACCTGCCAGATCTCGGGCTGGGGGTCCACCACCAGCCCTGAAGGTAGGAAGCTTCTCACCCAGACATCTGGGGTGCACTAATAACCCCTAGATGTGTGTCTTCTCCTcaaggacccaggtgtccgggatcCCCCAAagtccccttcccaccccggTCCTGGTCTAACAAGGGTTAGACCCCCCGAGggaacccaggcatctgggggACCTGCTCAGGGCCCCAGGAAGCCTCGGAGCTCCTGCTTGGTGCCaccaagaggaagaggagggatgggcAAAGAGGACAAGAGGTCCAAGCTGGGTCCAAGTTGGATCACTTGGtccgtcccccccttcccccaggtgACCTCGTGCCCTCCATCATCCCCACAGTCAACTTCCCCGAGGACCTTCACTGCACCAAGGTGACCATTGTCTCGGAAGAGCAGTGCCGGCGCATCTACCCCGACTCCATCACCTCCAACATGGTGTGCGCGGGCGAGTCCCGCAGTCGGGCTGACTCCTGCCAGGTGGGTGCAAGGACCCCAAAACCCCACgagggaagggtttgggggctGAGAACGGGCACGATTCGGCGCAGCCGGCGGCACCTAACTGGGATTTGGGTacatggggtgggaggggagatggCTTCGCtcggtgggaggagaggaggcctTCTCCGTGGTGGGATTTTGTGGGCGGAGAGCCTTGAAGCAGCCTCAGATTTGGGGGGGGATCCTTTGGGGTGAGTCCCAGATCCCCAcatgccccccctccccccctcccttcttgcCTCGTCAGGGTGACTCCGGGGGACCCCTCATGTGCGATGGGCGGCTCCAGGGTATCGTCTCCTGGGGCCCGGGCATCTGCGGGGACCCCAAGAAACCCGGTGTCTACGTCAACCTCTGCAAATACACCCGGTGGCTTCAGGACACCATGAGAAGGAACTGAATCCCCAGCCTCCCCGATCCATCCCCAGCGCCCCCGTGGCCACAGGATGGACCtcacagctcctcctcctcctcctcctccctgacgAAGGTCCCCAGAGCCGGCCGGTCCGAGCGCTGGGGCACATGCCctggggtggggcaggggggggcaggAGTTGACCGTGGGACCCTGTTGAGATGGCGGTGAATAAAGTTTTTTTTGACGTGGCTTTTCACCATGTCTTCCGTGGGTGGAGAAAAAGCTCTGGCAGGTCAAGGTGCCCCGACTTGCCCCCCCCCATCTCacaggggcaggagaagacccAGTTCACCCCCTTTGGGGTAGACCTGTTGGCCTTTGTTATGGGGTTGACTTGTTGGCTCCACCATGGGGTAGACCCATTGCCCTGGCCAGGAGGTAGACTTGGTGACCCCACTGCAGGTAGACCTGTGGGCCTCACCATGGGGCAGGCCTCTTGACCCCACTGCAGGTAGACCTGGTGACCCCACCATAGGGCAGGCCTGTAGACCCCACTGCAGGTAGACCTGTGGGCCTCACCATGGGGCAGGCCTGTTGACCCCACTGCAGGTAGACCTGTGGGCCTCACCATGGGGCAGGCCTGTAGACCCCACTGCAGGTAGACCTGGTGACCCCACCATAGGGCAGGCCTGTAGACCCCACTGCAGGTAGACCTGTTGACCCCACCACGGGGCAGACCTGTTCATCCTACTACAGGTAGATCTGTTGGGCCCCACCATGGGGCAGACCCGTTGGCTGTGTCAGGATCACCCAGGGCTCTTTGCACCGTCATGGGGGGGGGGGCCAAAATCCAGCTTGGTGCCACCCCCAAAAGAGCAACAAACCCTTGCGATGCCCCGGAGCCAAACCCTCCTTCTTGgtgtctccatcccagccccgTCTCCACAGGCCAATGCGCGACCGGGGGAAGGACTTTCCATCCCAGAGGGGAGCAATTTCCCCGTGACTCAGCGGGAGCAGAAGGGGCCAAATTTCCCCACCTGGGGTAACTTGGCAGCAGATCAGGGGCTGTTTCGCCTCCCCGGTGAGGAGCATCCACCCAGGCCACGCTGGCTCGCGAGAAATCACCCGCTGGAGGCCAAATTTACCCGCTCGCACGGAGGTGAGGCCTctattttgaaggagaaaagggcagaggggGGGAATTTTCCCCCTCCATGGGGTCACCATGGTCCCATCTTGGTGGTGGGGTGGGCCAGAGAATGGTGCCCGGCTTCCCCACAGCGTGGCTGCAGGACGCGGTGGATGTTGGTGGGCTGCAAAAACCACCTCGAGATCCTTCCCCAGTGCAAGAGGAGACCCGGCAAGGTCACGCCGTCACGTGTTGTCCCCCGTGGCTCAGCGGGGCAGGGAGCGACGCCGGTCACCTTGCGCAAGGTGtcaccctccctcttcccccacgtGGCTGAAGCCCGGTGCGTTGGAGGGTGTGGGCCTTGTCTGGCCGCCGCGGTGGGGAAAGAGGTTTTTGGGCCGGGTCCAAATCCCCAGGGAGGTGGAAAAGTGATTGCCCGTCATGGCTGGGGCCAACGGTGGCCACTGGTGACTTCCAGCTCTTGCTCAGCACTTGACGGGAAGGTTCAACCACCTTTCAGGAGCCCCTGAAAGAGGTTTGGCTTGGAGGGTCCCGTGTTGGTGGCCATCAGCCGCTGTGGGCTGCCACATTGAGCTTCAGCACAAGCAGCTCCAGGTTCTCCATCATCCGTGGAGGTCTGGTCATCGTGTTTGTGGAGGTCTATTCAACATGTCCGTGGAGGTCTATTCAACATGTCCGTGGAGGTCTGGTCAATGTGGCTGTTGGGATCTACTCAACGTGTTTGTGGAGGTCTATTCAACGTGTCCGTGGAGGTCTGGTCCATGTGGCTGTTGGGGTCTACTCAACGTGTTCGTGGAGGTCTGGGCAACGTGTCCACTGGGATCCAGCAACATGTTCGTGAAGGTATCTCTTGGGGTCTACCTAACGTGTTATGGAGGTCTAATGAGGTCTACTCCTTGTACCCATGGAGGAGGGATGGTCATCACATTGTTGGGGTCAATGCAACGAGGCCTTGGAGCCCTTGGGGACAAGCCAAGCTGCTCCTAGAGACGTAGATGACCCAGCCAGGTCCATGGGATCTGCTAAGTCCCCATCTCCGTGGAGGTGACATCGAACCAtggcaggagcagctgcagcgcAGCCATTGCCGCTGCGTCCAAGAAACTGGCACCGCTGGCACCCGACACCGCCGCTCCCGTGTCACCCGTGTCCCCCGAGCCACCCCCTTGTGTCACCCGGGGCACTGCCGCCCACGCTGCTGCCAGCCCGtgtgtcacccagggccaccccccaGCCAGGGTCACCCAGGGCGCTGCCACCCACGGTGCTACCACCCCATGTGTCAACCAGGGCCACCTACCGTGTCACCCAGGGCACTGCCAACTCTtgtgtcacccagggccacccagggCACAGCGCTCCCAGGGCTGTGAGGACatctgggaggggacagggatgggggggggggtggcatgtcccctccctgccactggAAGCTggcggaggggagcaggaggTCCTGGGTGGCCCTGGCAGCGGGTGGCAGGCCCAGGCTGGCTCTGCCTGGGGCCGCTGGGTAATTAGGTAATTAGCGCTAATTACGCCCCCGAGATGGGAGCTGAGGAACTGGCGGAACTGGTTGGACCCAGCCCCCAGCGCTGCGCTGACGTTATCGCCCCCACCCCCCGTCTCCGTGGAGCTCTGGGGCCCCTCGTGCGCTCACCCCGCGGGTCTCCacctgtccccaacgtgtcctCGTCTgtgtcccccacctcccctcgTGTCCCTCCATGTCACCTCCTATCCCCTTGTTGTGCCCCACGTCCTGCGCCACCCCCACCGCGGTCTCCCGggcccccccacatccctccccacgTCCCTTCGCCTGCCGCTATGTCCCCTCGTGGTCCCTatgtcccaccatgtccccgtgCGTACCGGTGTCCCCCTCATCGGCTCCCCTGTCTCCTCACGACCCCCCAACATGTGCCCTCGTGTCCCTTCGTGTCCCCTCTTGtgctcccctgtccccccatgtgcTCCCTTGTCCCCTCATGACACCACCCCCATGTGTCCCCCATGCAGCCTCATGTCCCTTCTTGGTCCCCTCATGTCTCTTCttggtcccctgtgtcccctcatgACCCCTCCATGTGCCCTCCTGTCCCTTCATGGTCTTTTGtctcccctcctgtcccccccaaGTGTTCCCCTGTCCCCTCATGACCCCTCCATGTGTCCTTATGTCCCTTCACGATCCTttgtgtcccctcatgtcccTGCCATgtgccccctgtgtcccctcctgtcccctcttctgctccccatgtccccttgggTCTCCTCAAGTCCCCTCACGTCCCTTTGTGTGTCCCCATCTTCCCTCATGGgttccccatgtccccttgtGTCTTCTCatgcccccgtgtcccctcatGTGCTCCGCGTGCCCTCATgacctccctgtcccctcacgTCCCCCCCCGCCAATGTCCCTTCAAGTCCCCTTGGGTagtgcgtgtccccccccatgaGCTcacacgtcccctgtccccacccagGATCTCTGTTCCCCTCGGGAGCCCCCGTGTCACCTTGCGAAGTCCCCCAgtcccctcgctgtccccaggGGATCAGGGATGCTGATGGGTGGGATCCCCGTGGACCTTCTTGGCCGAGGATGTCTATGGAGCAGATCCCCACGGCCGGGATCCCCATGGACGGGATCCCCGTGCGTGGGATCTCTGCAGACCAGATCTCCACGGCTGATGGTATCTGTAGGGGGGATCCCCCTAGACAGGATCCTCAAGGATGGGATCCTCATGGTTTGAAGCCTTGCAGAATCGGCCTCCGTGGTCCGGGATCACCATGTCCTCGCCCTTCATGGGTGGCATCTCCATGGACAGGATCCCAGCGGATGAGATCTCCGCACAGGGATGACCATGGCCCAGGAGCCCTGTAGAAGGGATCCCCACAGATGGGATCGCCCCAGGTGATCTCTGCAGCTGACCACTCCATGGACAAGATCTCCACTGACAGCATCCTCGTAGCCGAGATCAACCCGGATCAGGCCTCCATGGATGGGATTTCTATGGACCAGATCTCCATGGATGGGATCTTACTGGACCAGGCC is drawn from Larus michahellis chromosome 27, bLarMic1.1, whole genome shotgun sequence and contains these coding sequences:
- the LOC141735020 gene encoding kallikrein-8-like isoform X1, which translates into the protein MKVLLLMLLALVATASRNVLWVIEGTSCDLPWQAALFKGERFICGGTLVDKNWVLTAAHCHVSGFINVRLGGRSHKDSGSTEQRRRSAKVFRYPRYNETNKDGDLMLIKLFLPVHINKEVKPLPLASHCPVPGKTCQISGWGSTTSPEGDLVPSIIPTVNFPEDLHCTKVTIVSEEQCRRIYPDSITSNMVCAGESRSRADSCQGDSGGPLMCDGRLQGIVSWGPGICGDPKKPGVYVNLCKYTRWLQDTMRRN
- the LOC141735020 gene encoding kallikrein-8-like isoform X2 gives rise to the protein MKVLLLMLLALVATASRNVLWVIEGTSCDLPWQAALFKGERFICGGTLVDKNWVLTAAHCHVSGFINVRLGGRSHKDSGSTEQRRRSAKVFRYPRYNETNKDGDLMLIKLFLPVHINKEVKPLPLASHCPVPGKTCQISGWGSTTSPEVNFPEDLHCTKVTIVSEEQCRRIYPDSITSNMVCAGESRSRADSCQGDSGGPLMCDGRLQGIVSWGPGICGDPKKPGVYVNLCKYTRWLQDTMRRN